The Trichoplusia ni isolate ovarian cell line Hi5 unplaced genomic scaffold, tn1 tig00003628, whole genome shotgun sequence genome has a segment encoding these proteins:
- the LOC113507997 gene encoding ETS-like protein pointed, giving the protein MGIKVMMKAFNKPKDIPSQVPPLTPGTNKKMAEALKATFASWEKEQLRLGVPKDPRQWNEAAVAAWLRWAAREFSLEGVALQQFARTQGKDICAMGREQFVARAPAFMGDILWEHLEILQKDVEKERSLLANVPPNMYESNVCLPELPEYNIPPPAHHYNNNNNTGESQH; this is encoded by the exons ACATCCCGTCACAGGTGCCGCCGCTTACGCCTGGCACCAACAAGAAGATGGCCGAGGCGCTTAAGGCTACCTTCGCCTCTTGGGAGAAGGAGCAACTGCGCCTCGGCGTACCGAAAG ATCCTCGGCAATGGAACgaggcggcggtggcggcgtgGCTGCGGTGGGCTGCGCGGGAGTTCTCCCTGGAGGGCGTGGCGCTGCAGCAGTTCGCACGCACGCAGGGCAAGGACATCTGCGCGATGGGGCGCGAGCAGTTCGTGGCCCGCGCGCCCGCCTTCATGGGCGACATACTGTGGGAGCACCTCGAGATCCTGCAGAAAG ACGTGGAGAAGGAGCGCTCGTTGCTGGCCAACGTCCCGCCGAACATGTACGAGAGCAACGTGTGCCTCCCGGAGCTGCCCGAGTACAACATCCCGCCGCCGGCACACCactacaacaacaacaacaacaccGGTGAGTCCCAACACTAG